Proteins encoded by one window of Kribbella italica:
- a CDS encoding KTSC domain-containing protein: MRRKPVNSASVRSIGWQDGTLEVEFVSGDVYQYFEVSEFTYAALVRSDSIGRFINTRIKPHHDFKEV, encoded by the coding sequence ATGCGGCGAAAGCCGGTGAACTCGGCAAGTGTGCGGTCGATCGGCTGGCAGGACGGGACGCTCGAGGTGGAGTTCGTGAGCGGCGACGTGTACCAGTACTTCGAGGTCTCGGAGTTCACGTACGCCGCCTTGGTGCGGTCGGACAGCATCGGGCGATTCATCAACACCCGGATCAAGCCGCACCACGACTTCAAGGAGGTCTGA
- a CDS encoding helix-turn-helix domain-containing protein, which yields MAVIEKWTGRHAQALREALRLTNESFAERLGIAPRTITKWKERPDMLPSPHLQEALDAELARAPVDVQTRFAANLGEPDQRIALDQASIGQLNAAVTDLARLLARIEVSGFQQPSAH from the coding sequence ATGGCAGTCATCGAGAAGTGGACCGGCCGGCACGCGCAGGCCCTGCGGGAAGCACTGCGGCTGACCAACGAGTCGTTCGCCGAGCGGCTCGGGATCGCGCCGCGGACGATCACGAAGTGGAAGGAGCGCCCGGACATGCTGCCCAGCCCACACCTGCAGGAGGCGCTCGATGCGGAGCTCGCCCGCGCACCGGTCGACGTCCAGACGCGCTTCGCGGCGAACCTGGGTGAGCCTGATCAGCGGATCGCACTGGATCAGGCATCGATCGGCCAGCTCAACGCCGCGGTGACGGATCTGGCGCGGCTGCTGGCGCGCATCGAGGTGAGCGGATTCCAGCAGCCTTCGGCACACTGA
- a CDS encoding MerR family transcriptional regulator encodes MTTYSPAEAAAQSGFTIDTLRYYEREGILPRIERSAGGRRVYSDGDLWMLGFLRCLRDTGMSIEQLRRYGELSRDDSTMPERVTLLEEHAASIRAKMAELDGVLARVEEKADWYRGELRRTGEAAS; translated from the coding sequence ATGACGACCTACTCGCCGGCCGAGGCGGCCGCACAGTCCGGGTTCACGATCGACACGCTGCGCTACTACGAGCGGGAAGGAATTCTGCCGCGCATCGAGCGCAGCGCTGGTGGCCGGCGTGTATACAGCGACGGCGATCTGTGGATGCTCGGGTTCCTGCGCTGCTTGCGGGACACCGGGATGTCGATCGAGCAGCTGCGCCGGTACGGCGAGTTGAGTCGTGACGACAGCACGATGCCGGAGCGCGTCACTCTGCTCGAGGAGCACGCCGCCTCGATCCGGGCGAAGATGGCCGAACTCGATGGGGTGCTCGCACGGGTCGAGGAGAAGGCAGACTGGTACCGCGGCGAACTCCGCCGGACTGGGGAAGCGGCGTCCTGA
- a CDS encoding aldo/keto reductase, with product MNTPTMALGTMYFGTRVDERTAFSILDRYAELGGAFVDTSDNYSFWTSETGFGGQSEALLGRWLASNSGVRVRLSTKVGAQPTRVGGFPDHLEGLREDVVREAMAKSLERLGVDGVDLYWAHVEDPTVPVEDLVETFGGLVRAGLTARWGVSNHPSWLLERIRATAERDGHPEPVAYQERYSYFQPAGGMEVEGQPIPLGMLSPDGLDFLHRNPSFEGWVYTATLQGRYDRTDRPLEPEYHHPGTDRRLAALTRVATERGLLPGQVVLAWLASGSPALTPIVGVSTVEQLEQAVQGASTTLTKDELALLNAA from the coding sequence ATGAACACACCAACGATGGCCCTGGGGACGATGTACTTCGGCACCAGGGTGGACGAACGAACCGCATTCTCGATCCTCGACCGGTACGCCGAACTCGGCGGAGCCTTCGTCGACACTTCTGACAACTACAGCTTCTGGACCTCGGAGACGGGCTTCGGCGGCCAGAGCGAGGCGCTGCTGGGCCGTTGGCTGGCGTCCAACTCCGGGGTCCGCGTTCGCCTCAGCACCAAGGTCGGCGCCCAGCCCACACGGGTCGGTGGGTTCCCCGACCACCTCGAAGGACTGCGCGAGGACGTCGTACGCGAAGCCATGGCGAAGAGCCTGGAGCGGCTGGGTGTGGATGGTGTCGACCTGTACTGGGCGCACGTCGAAGACCCGACCGTTCCGGTGGAGGACCTGGTCGAAACGTTCGGCGGTCTGGTGCGTGCCGGCCTGACCGCTCGCTGGGGAGTGTCGAACCACCCGTCCTGGCTGCTCGAGCGGATCCGCGCCACCGCCGAACGCGACGGCCACCCGGAACCAGTCGCTTACCAAGAGCGCTACTCCTACTTCCAGCCCGCCGGCGGCATGGAAGTAGAGGGCCAGCCGATCCCCCTGGGAATGCTGTCACCGGACGGCCTCGACTTCCTGCACCGGAACCCGTCGTTCGAGGGCTGGGTCTACACGGCCACCCTCCAGGGCCGCTACGACCGCACCGACCGCCCCCTCGAGCCCGAGTACCACCACCCCGGCACCGACCGACGACTGGCGGCACTGACCCGTGTCGCCACCGAGCGCGGACTTCTCCCCGGCCAGGTGGTACTGGCGTGGCTGGCCTCCGGGAGCCCGGCCCTGACCCCGATCGTCGGAGTCAGCACCGTCGAACAACTCGAGCAGGCCGTGCAAGGCGCATCCACCACCCTCACCAAGGACGAACTAGCGCTACTGAACGCCGCCTAG
- a CDS encoding aldo/keto reductase: MSAVPTVTLSHGTALPRLGLGTSPMNDDDAERAVATALELGYRLIDTAENYRNETGVGRALKGAPREELFVTSKFNKRWHSVEGARTAFEASAEKLGLDYLDLLLIHWPNPDQDQYVDAWRGLIELRKAGLVRAIGTSNFKPAHLQRLIDETGEAPEVNQIQLSPIWTKQENRDFHAQHGIVTEAWSPLGKGSDLLDRPDVVQIAKDHGKTPGQIVLRWEVQLNVVPIPKSANRERLAQNLDVFDFELTDEQLGRLSAFDGTGSTPADSDRSGH; this comes from the coding sequence ATGAGTGCTGTCCCTACCGTCACGTTGAGTCACGGAACCGCGTTGCCGCGGCTCGGGCTCGGTACGTCGCCGATGAACGACGACGACGCCGAGCGCGCTGTCGCGACGGCACTCGAGCTCGGCTACCGGCTGATCGACACGGCCGAGAACTACCGCAACGAGACCGGCGTCGGCCGTGCGCTGAAGGGTGCTCCGCGCGAGGAGCTGTTCGTGACGTCGAAGTTCAACAAGCGCTGGCACAGCGTCGAGGGCGCGCGGACGGCGTTCGAGGCGAGCGCGGAGAAGCTCGGTCTCGACTACCTCGACCTGCTGCTCATCCACTGGCCGAACCCGGACCAGGACCAGTACGTCGACGCGTGGCGCGGGCTGATCGAGCTGCGCAAGGCCGGCCTGGTGCGTGCCATCGGTACGTCGAACTTCAAGCCGGCTCACCTCCAGCGCCTGATCGACGAGACGGGCGAGGCGCCCGAGGTCAACCAGATCCAGCTGAGCCCGATCTGGACCAAGCAGGAGAACCGCGACTTCCACGCCCAGCACGGCATCGTGACCGAGGCGTGGAGTCCGCTCGGCAAGGGCAGCGACCTGCTCGACCGGCCGGACGTCGTACAGATCGCGAAGGACCACGGGAAGACGCCGGGGCAGATCGTGCTGCGCTGGGAGGTTCAGCTGAACGTCGTACCGATCCCGAAGTCGGCGAACCGGGAACGACTCGCGCAGAACCTGGACGTCTTCGACTTCGAACTCACCGACGAGCAGCTCGGCCGGCTGTCGGCGTTCGACGGCACCGGCTCGACCCCCGCCGACTCGGACCGCTCGGGACACTGA
- a CDS encoding TetR/AcrR family transcriptional regulator: MNRRTPSGAAVLRPGITAAITDTVLAELVERGYARLSMEGVAKRAGAGKSALYRRWHTKQEMVLAVLAELSVPLADVEDTGSLRDDLRAMIGAVAAWLTEPPFSRILPDLTAEANRTPELAEAVAATIGEPRRALARPTLERAIARGDLPADTDLEMAQDLMAALIYWRLVVRQAPAEPDYLDRVTETVLRALGASTK, encoded by the coding sequence ATGAACCGTCGTACGCCGTCCGGAGCCGCCGTACTGCGACCGGGCATCACCGCCGCCATCACCGACACCGTCCTGGCCGAACTGGTCGAGCGCGGTTACGCGCGGCTGTCCATGGAAGGCGTCGCCAAGCGCGCCGGCGCGGGCAAGAGCGCCCTGTATCGCCGGTGGCACACGAAGCAGGAGATGGTGCTCGCCGTACTGGCCGAGCTCAGCGTGCCGCTGGCCGACGTCGAGGACACCGGATCACTGCGCGACGACCTTCGCGCGATGATCGGCGCCGTCGCCGCCTGGCTCACCGAGCCGCCGTTCTCCCGGATCCTCCCGGACCTGACCGCCGAGGCCAACCGCACTCCAGAACTCGCCGAGGCCGTCGCGGCCACCATCGGCGAACCCCGCCGAGCCCTGGCCCGGCCGACGCTCGAACGCGCGATCGCCCGCGGAGATCTCCCCGCCGACACCGACCTCGAAATGGCCCAGGACCTGATGGCCGCGCTCATCTACTGGCGCCTGGTCGTGCGCCAAGCCCCCGCCGAACCCGACTACCTCGACCGAGTCACCGAAACCGTCCTCCGAGCCCTCGGCGCCTCCACGAAGTAG
- a CDS encoding nuclear transport factor 2 family protein encodes MAPRELFDQALSLLLAKDMSGFADLWAADGTMEFPFAPPGWPTRLDGREAVREYLSGYTGIFDVKSVTELTVHETTDPEVIVVEFAVEGLMVRTGEPYGNRYVCVLTVRDGQIVGYRDYWSAASANDEADFTSNESRSGDV; translated from the coding sequence ATGGCACCGCGTGAGTTGTTCGACCAGGCCTTGAGCCTGCTGCTGGCCAAGGACATGTCCGGGTTCGCCGATCTCTGGGCGGCCGACGGCACGATGGAGTTCCCGTTCGCTCCGCCCGGCTGGCCGACCCGGCTGGACGGCCGCGAGGCGGTGCGCGAGTACCTGAGCGGCTACACCGGCATCTTCGACGTCAAGAGCGTCACCGAGCTGACCGTGCACGAGACCACCGATCCGGAGGTGATCGTGGTCGAGTTCGCCGTGGAAGGCCTGATGGTGCGCACCGGTGAGCCGTACGGCAATCGCTACGTCTGCGTGCTCACCGTGCGGGACGGGCAGATCGTCGGCTACCGCGACTACTGGTCAGCGGCGTCCGCGAACGACGAGGCCGACTTCACCAGCAACGAAAGCCGGAGCGGCGATGTCTGA
- a CDS encoding NAD(P)H-binding protein gives MSEVLVIGATGTTGSRVAAGLGRCGAAARLATRTPSAPGEIRFDWTDASTHRPALKGADAVYLIPPIGEAEPAPLVEPLLREAVESGVRRVVLLSSSAVTDETPGLGALPRLVRALCSEWAVLRPSWFMNNFTGDHPVAHGVRAGEIVTATGTGRVGFVDAEDIAAVAVCALIDEVPHNTDHLITGPHAISYSEAAAIITDVTDRPVTHRAVEAPELVSRMSAYPPEFAAILAALDVAIAGGAEDRVSDTVDRVTGRPARDFRAFVGSEL, from the coding sequence ATGTCTGAGGTCCTGGTCATCGGCGCCACTGGCACCACAGGGTCGCGGGTGGCGGCAGGACTCGGCCGGTGTGGCGCCGCCGCCCGGCTCGCCACTCGCACACCCAGTGCCCCCGGTGAGATTCGCTTCGACTGGACTGACGCCTCCACGCACCGGCCCGCGCTGAAGGGGGCCGACGCGGTCTACCTGATCCCGCCGATCGGGGAGGCCGAGCCGGCTCCCCTGGTCGAGCCGCTGCTGCGGGAGGCCGTCGAGTCCGGCGTACGGCGAGTTGTGCTGCTCAGCTCGTCCGCCGTCACGGACGAAACCCCTGGACTGGGTGCGTTGCCGCGCCTGGTGCGCGCGCTGTGTTCGGAGTGGGCGGTCCTGCGGCCGAGCTGGTTCATGAACAACTTCACCGGCGATCATCCGGTGGCCCACGGGGTCCGAGCGGGTGAGATCGTCACGGCCACCGGGACCGGCCGGGTCGGATTCGTCGACGCGGAGGACATCGCCGCCGTCGCCGTGTGTGCGCTGATCGACGAGGTGCCGCACAACACCGACCACTTGATCACCGGTCCCCACGCGATCAGCTACTCGGAGGCGGCCGCGATCATCACCGACGTCACCGATCGGCCGGTCACCCATCGCGCGGTCGAGGCACCGGAGCTGGTCTCGCGGATGTCGGCCTACCCGCCGGAGTTCGCCGCGATCCTTGCCGCGCTCGACGTCGCGATCGCCGGCGGCGCGGAGGATCGGGTCAGCGACACGGTGGACCGCGTGACCGGGCGTCCGGCCCGGGACTTTCGCGCGTTCGTCGGCAGTGAGCTGTGA
- a CDS encoding vitamin B12-dependent ribonucleotide reductase, translating to MTETVTGHSGSTKRSAAGFRGRKSAPAGLTIERIFTTEGVHPYDDVTWERRDVVQQNWKTGETVFEQRGVEFPDYWSVNASTIVTTKYFRGAVGHDNREWSLKQLLDRVVKTYRKSGEAEGYFATPADAEIFEHELTWMLLHQYFSFNSPVWFNVGTSSPQQVSACFILAVDDSMDSILNWYKEEGLIFKGGSGAGLNLSRIRSSKELLQSSGGTASGPVSFMRGADASAGTIKSGGATRRAAKMVVLDVDHPDIEEFVETKMREEDKIRVLRDAGYDMDLGGRDITSVQYQNANNSVRVTDEFMRAVEEKGEFGLRARIDNSIIETVDARELFDKISHAAWACADPGIQYDDTINDWHTTPETGRITASNPCSEYMHLDNSSCNLASLNLLKFLTDDDMFDSEKFVKSVELIITAMDISICFADFPTEAIGDTTRAYRQLGIGYANLGALLMATGHAYDSDGGRALAGAITSLMTGTSYKRSAELAGIVGAYDGFERNKDAHTRVMRKHAAANDAIRTVGEIDKDVQKHATLAWEGVLKTGAKNGWRNAQASVLAPTGTIGFMMDCDTTGIEPDFSLVKFKKLVGGGSMQIVNQTVPRALRQYGYTEETIEAIVEYISEHGHVVDAPGLKTEHYEIFDTAMGERAIKPMGHVRMMAAAQPFLSGAISKTVNLPETATVEEIADVYFQGWKLGLKALAVYRDNCKVGQPLSDSKAKKASESTEAAAEKVVEKIVEYRPTRKRLPKSRPSRTTSFSVGGAEGYMTAGSYPDDGLGEVFLKMGKQGSTLAGVMDAFSIAISIALQHGVPLETYVQKFTNLKFEPAGLTDDPDVRMAQSIMDYIFRRLALDYLPFDDRAALGIYSADERSRQLDTGSYEPTPVEVSEPESLKAVEPAPEKPVAVEDASIDAAAAKPVSSEVRTTAEMFELITGTSVDAPLCFTCGTKMRPSGSCYVCEGCGSTSGCS from the coding sequence ATGACAGAGACGGTGACCGGCCACTCGGGGTCGACCAAGAGGTCGGCGGCCGGGTTCCGTGGGCGCAAGAGCGCGCCGGCGGGACTCACCATCGAGCGCATCTTCACGACCGAGGGCGTCCACCCCTACGACGACGTGACGTGGGAGCGCCGCGACGTCGTGCAGCAGAACTGGAAGACGGGTGAGACCGTCTTCGAGCAGCGCGGGGTCGAGTTCCCCGACTACTGGAGCGTGAACGCCTCCACCATCGTCACCACCAAGTACTTCCGCGGCGCGGTCGGTCACGACAACCGCGAGTGGAGCCTCAAGCAGCTGCTCGACCGGGTCGTGAAGACCTACCGCAAGTCCGGTGAGGCCGAAGGCTACTTCGCCACTCCCGCCGACGCGGAGATCTTCGAGCACGAGCTCACCTGGATGCTGCTGCACCAGTACTTCAGCTTCAACTCGCCGGTCTGGTTCAACGTCGGCACCTCGTCCCCGCAGCAGGTGTCGGCCTGCTTCATCCTCGCCGTCGACGACTCGATGGACTCGATCCTCAACTGGTACAAGGAGGAGGGCCTGATCTTCAAGGGCGGCTCCGGTGCCGGTCTGAACCTGTCGCGGATCCGGTCGTCCAAGGAGCTGCTGCAGTCCAGCGGCGGTACGGCGTCCGGCCCGGTCTCCTTCATGCGCGGCGCGGACGCGTCCGCGGGCACGATCAAGTCCGGTGGCGCCACCCGGCGCGCGGCCAAGATGGTCGTGCTCGACGTCGACCACCCGGACATCGAGGAGTTCGTCGAGACCAAGATGCGCGAGGAGGACAAGATCCGCGTTCTCCGTGACGCCGGCTACGACATGGACCTCGGCGGCCGCGACATCACCTCGGTGCAGTACCAGAACGCGAACAACTCCGTCCGGGTCACCGACGAGTTCATGCGCGCGGTTGAGGAGAAGGGCGAGTTCGGCCTGCGTGCCCGGATCGACAACTCGATCATCGAGACCGTCGACGCCCGCGAGCTGTTCGACAAGATCAGCCACGCCGCCTGGGCCTGCGCCGACCCGGGCATCCAGTACGACGACACGATCAACGACTGGCACACCACCCCGGAAACGGGCCGGATCACCGCGTCCAACCCGTGCTCGGAGTACATGCACCTCGACAACTCCTCCTGCAACCTGGCGTCGCTGAACCTGCTGAAGTTCCTCACCGACGACGACATGTTCGACTCGGAGAAGTTCGTCAAGTCCGTCGAGCTGATCATCACCGCGATGGACATCTCGATCTGCTTCGCCGACTTCCCGACCGAGGCGATCGGCGACACCACCCGCGCGTACCGGCAGCTCGGCATCGGCTACGCCAACCTCGGCGCCCTGCTGATGGCGACCGGGCACGCCTACGACTCCGACGGTGGTCGCGCGCTGGCGGGCGCTATCACCTCGCTGATGACCGGTACGTCGTACAAGCGGTCCGCGGAGCTGGCCGGCATCGTCGGCGCGTACGACGGTTTCGAGCGCAACAAGGACGCGCACACCCGGGTGATGCGCAAGCACGCCGCGGCCAACGACGCGATCCGTACCGTCGGTGAGATCGACAAGGACGTCCAGAAGCACGCCACGCTGGCGTGGGAGGGCGTGCTGAAGACCGGCGCGAAGAACGGCTGGCGCAACGCGCAGGCCTCGGTGCTGGCCCCGACCGGCACGATCGGCTTCATGATGGACTGCGACACGACCGGTATCGAGCCGGACTTCTCGCTGGTCAAGTTCAAGAAGCTGGTCGGCGGCGGCTCGATGCAGATCGTCAACCAGACCGTCCCGCGGGCGCTGCGCCAGTACGGGTACACCGAGGAGACGATCGAGGCGATCGTCGAGTACATCTCCGAGCACGGCCACGTCGTCGACGCGCCGGGCCTGAAGACCGAGCACTACGAGATCTTCGACACCGCGATGGGCGAGCGGGCGATCAAGCCGATGGGCCACGTGCGGATGATGGCGGCCGCGCAGCCGTTCCTGTCCGGCGCCATCTCCAAGACCGTCAACCTGCCGGAGACCGCGACGGTCGAGGAGATCGCCGACGTCTACTTCCAGGGCTGGAAGCTCGGCCTGAAGGCGCTCGCGGTCTACCGCGACAACTGCAAGGTCGGTCAGCCGCTGTCGGACTCCAAGGCCAAGAAGGCTTCGGAGTCCACCGAGGCCGCGGCCGAGAAGGTCGTCGAGAAGATCGTCGAGTACCGGCCGACCCGCAAGCGCCTGCCGAAGTCGCGCCCGTCGCGCACCACGTCGTTCAGCGTCGGCGGCGCCGAGGGCTACATGACCGCGGGCTCGTACCCCGACGACGGTCTGGGCGAGGTCTTCCTCAAGATGGGCAAGCAGGGCTCGACCCTGGCCGGCGTGATGGACGCCTTCTCGATCGCGATCTCGATCGCGCTGCAGCACGGCGTGCCGCTGGAGACCTACGTCCAGAAGTTCACCAACCTGAAGTTCGAGCCGGCCGGTCTGACCGACGACCCGGACGTGCGGATGGCGCAGTCGATCATGGACTACATCTTCCGCCGCCTGGCGCTGGACTACCTGCCCTTCGACGACCGGGCCGCCCTCGGCATCTACTCCGCCGACGAGCGTTCCCGTCAGCTCGACACCGGCTCCTACGAGCCGACCCCGGTCGAGGTGTCGGAGCCCGAGTCGCTGAAGGCCGTCGAGCCGGCCCCGGAGAAGCCGGTCGCGGTCGAGGACGCCTCGATCGACGCCGCGGCCGCCAAGCCGGTCAGCTCCGAGGTCCGCACCACCGCCGAGATGTTCGAACTCATCACCGGTACGTCGGTCGACGCACCGCTGTGCTTCACCTGCGGCACCAAGATGCGCCCCAGCGGTTCCTGCTATGTCTGCGAAGGCTGCGGCAGCACCTCCGGCTGCAGCTAG
- the nrdR gene encoding transcriptional regulator NrdR, translating to MHCPYCRHSDSRVVDSRVAEDGGAIRRRRQCPVCEKRFTTVEQMQLTVVKRSGATEPFSREKVIRGVSKACKGRPVDADALSRLGQKVEDALKGGGSPEVPAHEVGLAILGPLRELDEVAYLRFASVYRQFESADDFETEIALLRAEKDPEGTEPAPQGVAPQT from the coding sequence GTGCACTGTCCGTACTGCCGGCACAGCGATTCCCGGGTCGTCGACAGCCGGGTGGCCGAAGACGGCGGAGCGATCCGCCGCCGGCGACAGTGCCCGGTCTGCGAGAAGCGGTTCACCACCGTCGAGCAGATGCAGCTGACGGTCGTGAAGCGCTCCGGCGCGACCGAGCCGTTCAGCCGCGAGAAGGTCATTCGCGGCGTGAGCAAGGCCTGCAAGGGCCGGCCGGTGGACGCCGACGCGCTGTCGCGGCTGGGACAGAAGGTCGAGGACGCGCTGAAGGGCGGCGGCTCGCCGGAGGTGCCGGCCCACGAGGTCGGCCTGGCCATCCTCGGCCCGCTGCGCGAGCTCGACGAGGTGGCCTACCTGCGGTTCGCGAGCGTCTACCGGCAGTTCGAGTCGGCCGACGACTTCGAGACCGAGATCGCGCTGCTGCGGGCCGAGAAGGACCCGGAGGGCACCGAGCCCGCGCCGCAGGGCGTGGCTCCACAGACATAA
- a CDS encoding dihydroxy-acid dehydratase, with protein sequence MSEESGIYRGLVSYGDRDFSKYLRRTFLHASGRSPESLDRPVIGIATSTSDFNPCHRQQPELIRSVANGIIAAGGLPMEFPTVSLGESFLEPTSMVYRNLMAMDVEELVRAQPMDAVVLVGGCDKTVPAQLMGAFSAGRPAIQLVTGPMSTGRYQGERVGACTDCRRFWARYRAGEVDAAEISRVERNLATTAGTCAVMGTASTMACIVEALGMALPDSATAPAVHADRLRIGEATGVAVVEIAAARRTSSQVVTAASVRNAVRVLLAIGGSTNALIHLTAMVGRLGLRIDPDELNELSATTPVLVELKPTGAHYMEDLHASGGLPAVLHELRDLLDLSALTVTGETLGERLGSGPVWVDREVVRTLDSPARAEGGLVWLQGSLAPSGALIKRSAADPALFETTGRAVVFSSLADLSERIDDPELDVAASDVLVLQNAGPIGAGMPEAGYLPIPGKLARAGVRDMVRISDARMSGTAYGTIVLHVTPESAVGGPLALVRTGDQIRLSVAEGRLDLLVAPDELERRRAELPPPPPAPATGYRRLFHEHVLGADEGCDFDFCRPPAG encoded by the coding sequence ATGAGCGAAGAGAGCGGGATCTACCGCGGTCTGGTCAGTTACGGCGACCGGGACTTCTCCAAGTACCTGCGGCGCACGTTCCTGCACGCGAGCGGCCGTTCGCCGGAGTCGCTCGACCGGCCGGTGATCGGGATCGCGACGTCGACCAGCGACTTCAACCCGTGTCACCGGCAGCAACCGGAGCTGATCCGGTCCGTGGCCAACGGCATCATCGCGGCCGGCGGCCTGCCGATGGAGTTCCCGACCGTGTCGCTGGGGGAGAGCTTCCTCGAGCCGACCTCGATGGTCTACCGCAACCTGATGGCGATGGACGTCGAGGAGCTGGTCCGGGCCCAGCCGATGGACGCCGTGGTCCTGGTCGGCGGCTGCGACAAGACCGTCCCGGCGCAGCTGATGGGTGCGTTCTCCGCCGGGCGCCCGGCGATCCAGTTGGTCACCGGCCCGATGTCGACCGGCCGCTACCAGGGCGAGCGCGTCGGTGCCTGTACGGACTGCCGCCGCTTCTGGGCCCGGTACCGGGCCGGTGAGGTCGACGCGGCCGAGATCAGCCGCGTCGAGCGGAACCTGGCGACCACAGCGGGCACCTGCGCGGTCATGGGTACGGCGTCGACTATGGCTTGCATCGTCGAGGCACTCGGGATGGCTCTGCCCGACAGCGCGACCGCACCGGCAGTCCACGCCGACCGCCTCCGCATCGGCGAGGCCACGGGCGTCGCGGTCGTCGAGATCGCGGCCGCACGGCGTACGTCTTCGCAGGTGGTCACCGCGGCCTCGGTCCGGAACGCCGTCAGAGTCCTGCTCGCTATCGGTGGCTCCACGAACGCCTTGATCCACCTGACCGCCATGGTCGGCCGGCTGGGCCTTCGGATCGATCCGGACGAGTTGAACGAGCTGAGCGCGACTACGCCTGTCCTGGTGGAGCTGAAGCCGACCGGTGCGCACTACATGGAGGACCTACATGCGTCGGGCGGGCTGCCCGCCGTACTGCATGAGCTGCGGGACCTGCTCGACCTGTCCGCGCTGACCGTGACCGGCGAGACGCTGGGGGAGCGGCTCGGTTCTGGGCCGGTGTGGGTCGACCGGGAAGTGGTGCGCACGCTGGACTCGCCGGCCCGTGCTGAGGGCGGTCTGGTCTGGCTGCAGGGCTCGCTGGCGCCGTCGGGTGCGCTGATCAAGCGGTCCGCGGCCGACCCGGCGCTGTTCGAGACGACAGGGCGGGCGGTGGTGTTCAGCTCGCTGGCCGACCTGTCGGAGCGGATCGACGACCCGGAGCTGGACGTCGCGGCGTCCGACGTACTGGTGCTGCAGAACGCCGGACCGATTGGTGCCGGGATGCCGGAGGCCGGGTACCTGCCGATCCCGGGCAAGCTGGCCAGGGCCGGCGTGCGGGACATGGTCCGGATCTCGGACGCGCGGATGAGCGGTACGGCGTACGGGACGATCGTGCTGCACGTGACGCCGGAGTCGGCCGTCGGTGGGCCGCTCGCGCTGGTCCGGACCGGTGACCAGATCCGGCTGTCGGTCGCCGAGGGCCGGCTGGACCTGCTGGTCGCGCCTGACGAGCTGGAGCGCCGCCGGGCCGAGCTGCCACCTCCGCCGCCTGCTCCCGCCACCGGCTACCGGCGGCTGTTCCACGAGCACGTGCTGGGCGCCGACGAGGGCTGCGACTTCGACTTCTGCCGCCCTCCGGCCGGCTAG
- a CDS encoding dihydrodipicolinate synthase family protein, whose product MTLAPGVWGVLATPFTADVTAVDTDSLARQVRHYETIGATGLTVLGVFGEAACLTPAERRAVVDTFVASCNLPLVVGISSLALDDVLAEAANVVPTAADRLAGLMIQVNTPDPDALSKHLTEIAQRTERPLVVQDYPVITGIPIATADLVRAVQAVPQVVAVKSESSPSPPAVATLVAALDVPVFGGLGGTCLLDELAVGAAGAMTGFSVPEGLLACVTAYAEGGFDQAREVWRDYLPLVNFEFQSGIALGLRKHSLVRRGLIASDTVRTPGAVPPPSMLKLLSRHLARTPGVEPRDDVLAG is encoded by the coding sequence ATGACTCTGGCCCCCGGTGTGTGGGGCGTGCTCGCCACCCCGTTCACGGCGGACGTCACCGCCGTTGACACCGACTCCCTGGCCCGGCAGGTCCGCCACTACGAGACCATCGGCGCGACCGGCCTGACAGTCCTCGGTGTCTTCGGTGAGGCCGCCTGCCTGACCCCTGCCGAGCGCCGTGCGGTCGTCGACACCTTCGTTGCCTCCTGCAACCTGCCGCTTGTCGTCGGCATCAGTTCCCTTGCCCTCGACGACGTCCTCGCCGAAGCCGCCAACGTCGTACCGACCGCCGCCGATCGACTGGCGGGCTTGATGATCCAGGTCAACACTCCCGATCCAGATGCCCTGAGCAAGCACCTCACGGAGATTGCCCAGCGCACCGAACGCCCGCTCGTCGTCCAGGACTACCCGGTGATCACCGGCATCCCGATCGCCACCGCCGACCTGGTCCGGGCGGTCCAGGCCGTCCCGCAGGTCGTCGCGGTCAAGTCCGAGTCGTCCCCGAGCCCACCCGCCGTCGCCACGCTGGTCGCCGCTCTCGACGTCCCCGTCTTCGGCGGACTGGGCGGCACCTGCCTGCTCGACGAGCTCGCCGTCGGCGCCGCTGGTGCGATGACCGGCTTCTCCGTCCCCGAAGGCCTGCTCGCCTGCGTCACGGCGTACGCCGAAGGTGGTTTCGACCAGGCCCGCGAGGTCTGGCGCGACTACCTCCCGCTGGTCAACTTCGAGTTCCAGTCCGGCATCGCGCTCGGCCTGCGCAAGCACAGCCTGGTTCGCCGAGGCCTGATCGCCTCCGACACGGTCCGTACGCCGGGAGCCGTCCCGCCGCCGTCCATGCTGAAACTGCTGAGCCGCCACCTGGCCCGGACGCCGGGTGTCGAGCCGCGTGATGATGTGCTGGCCGGATGA